A single Leifsonia sp. 1010 DNA region contains:
- a CDS encoding penicillin acylase family protein gives MGDDTPRLRRHHRVLRVIGGVLAALLVLVVVGGGVGVWTITRSFPQTAGSVDVPGITKPVTVYRDDAGVPQLSASTADDLFRAQGYVHAQDRFWEMDFRRHVTAGRLSEMFGASQVPTDTFIRTLGWRRVAEQEVKLLDPTSLRYYQDYADGVNAYLKQRSGAGLSLEYAILGLQNPSYKPEPWTPADSIAWLKAMAWDLRSNLEDEIDRALLATKLKPEQVAELHPGYPYTGHPTITDLGGGNPRTVTPDAAAGAAGEPEKSSGDASALAPTAYASQLEQVAASVDSFPQLMGPAGDGIGSNSWVIGGTHTASGKPLLANDPHLGAALPSVWYQMGLHCTTVGPECPFDVSGFSFSGFPGIIIGHNDRISWGFTNLGPDVADLFVEKVTGDTFEYDGQQLPLEKRTERIRVAGGKGVTITVRSTRHGPIVTDIGDAYAVIAKDQAGKLGVPAQQFQLSLAWTALTPGTTANAIFAFDTARDWPSFRAAAQQFQVPSQNLVYADVDGNIGYQAPGLIPVRSGGDGTMPMPGWSSGYGWTGTIPFEELPSVFDPPAGYIVTANNAAVGPGFPRLITADWDQGYRANQIEVRLSALMAQGKKLTSKDMSEIQADTYDANAANLVPVIRAVAENPDASADVQQAARLLADWDYRDDADSAPAAYFAVFWRELLHDMFARKIPAATAPTGGDRWFTVVASLLGQPESSWWADSDLGTSDRDSMIAYAAGQAWKETAHQLGGDVSSWRWDRLHTLTLKNASLGESGIAPIEALLNRGPWHVGGGSSVVDATGWDATLGFAVQRVPSMRMVVDLSDFDKSTWINLTGASGHAFDAHYTDQTDLWAQGKTRPWPFTLAAVKKAADQTLTLRPER, from the coding sequence GTGGGCGACGACACCCCCCGACTGAGGCGGCACCATCGGGTCCTGAGGGTGATCGGCGGCGTGCTCGCGGCGCTTCTGGTGCTGGTCGTCGTCGGGGGTGGGGTCGGCGTGTGGACGATCACGCGCTCGTTCCCGCAGACCGCCGGGTCGGTGGATGTGCCGGGCATCACGAAGCCGGTCACGGTGTACCGCGACGACGCCGGCGTGCCGCAGCTGTCCGCATCCACCGCCGATGACCTGTTCCGCGCGCAGGGGTACGTGCACGCGCAGGACCGTTTCTGGGAGATGGACTTCCGCCGTCACGTCACCGCGGGCCGGCTCTCGGAGATGTTCGGCGCGAGCCAGGTGCCGACCGACACGTTCATCCGTACGCTCGGCTGGCGCCGCGTCGCCGAGCAGGAGGTGAAGCTGCTCGACCCGACCTCGCTGCGGTACTACCAGGACTACGCGGACGGCGTGAACGCCTACCTCAAGCAGCGGTCGGGGGCCGGGCTGTCGCTGGAGTACGCCATCCTCGGCCTGCAGAATCCGTCGTACAAGCCGGAGCCTTGGACACCGGCGGACTCGATCGCGTGGCTCAAGGCGATGGCGTGGGACCTCCGGTCGAACCTCGAGGACGAGATCGACCGCGCGCTGCTGGCGACCAAGCTGAAGCCGGAGCAGGTCGCGGAACTGCATCCCGGCTATCCGTACACGGGCCACCCGACGATCACCGACCTCGGCGGCGGGAACCCGCGGACCGTCACGCCGGATGCCGCAGCGGGGGCCGCCGGCGAGCCGGAGAAATCCTCGGGTGACGCCTCGGCGCTTGCGCCGACCGCCTACGCGTCGCAGCTGGAGCAGGTGGCCGCGAGCGTCGACTCCTTCCCGCAGCTGATGGGTCCGGCCGGCGACGGCATCGGATCCAACTCGTGGGTGATCGGCGGCACGCACACCGCCAGCGGCAAGCCCCTCCTCGCCAACGACCCGCACCTCGGCGCCGCCCTGCCGTCGGTCTGGTACCAGATGGGCTTGCACTGCACGACGGTGGGGCCGGAGTGTCCGTTCGACGTGTCCGGCTTCAGCTTCTCCGGCTTCCCGGGCATCATCATCGGCCACAACGACCGCATCTCCTGGGGGTTCACCAACCTGGGCCCGGACGTCGCCGACCTGTTCGTCGAGAAGGTCACCGGCGACACGTTCGAGTACGACGGCCAGCAGCTGCCGCTCGAGAAGCGCACGGAGCGCATCCGCGTCGCCGGCGGTAAGGGTGTGACGATCACCGTCCGGTCGACCCGGCACGGGCCGATCGTCACCGACATCGGCGATGCGTACGCCGTGATCGCCAAGGACCAGGCGGGCAAGCTCGGTGTGCCGGCGCAGCAGTTCCAGCTGTCGCTGGCGTGGACGGCACTGACCCCCGGTACGACGGCGAACGCGATCTTCGCCTTCGACACCGCGCGCGACTGGCCGAGCTTCCGGGCGGCGGCCCAGCAGTTCCAGGTGCCGTCGCAGAACCTGGTCTACGCCGACGTGGACGGCAACATCGGCTACCAGGCGCCCGGCCTCATCCCGGTCCGCTCGGGTGGCGACGGGACGATGCCGATGCCCGGCTGGAGCAGCGGGTACGGCTGGACGGGCACCATCCCGTTCGAGGAGCTGCCGTCGGTGTTCGACCCGCCGGCCGGGTACATCGTCACGGCGAACAACGCCGCCGTCGGGCCGGGTTTTCCGAGGCTGATCACGGCGGACTGGGACCAGGGGTACCGCGCCAACCAGATCGAGGTGCGCCTGAGCGCCCTGATGGCGCAGGGGAAGAAGCTGACGTCGAAGGACATGTCGGAGATCCAGGCGGACACCTACGACGCGAACGCGGCGAATCTTGTCCCGGTGATCCGCGCGGTGGCCGAGAATCCGGATGCGTCAGCCGACGTGCAGCAGGCCGCCCGGCTGCTCGCCGACTGGGACTACCGCGACGATGCGGACAGCGCACCCGCCGCGTACTTCGCGGTGTTCTGGCGGGAGCTGCTCCACGACATGTTCGCCCGCAAGATCCCGGCGGCCACGGCGCCGACCGGGGGCGACCGCTGGTTCACCGTCGTCGCCTCGCTGCTCGGCCAGCCCGAGTCGTCGTGGTGGGCGGACTCGGACCTCGGCACGTCCGACCGCGACTCGATGATCGCCTACGCGGCCGGTCAGGCGTGGAAGGAGACCGCACACCAGCTGGGCGGCGACGTGTCGTCGTGGCGCTGGGACCGTCTCCACACGCTCACGCTGAAGAACGCCAGCCTGGGGGAGTCGGGCATCGCCCCGATCGAGGCGCTGCTGAACCGCGGGCCCTGGCATGTGGGCGGCGGCAGCAGCGTCGTGGATGCGACGGGCTGGGATGCGACGCTCGGGTTCGCTGTGCAGCGCGTGCCGTCGATGCGGATGGTCGTCGACCTCTCCGACTTCGACAAGAGCACGTGGATCAACCTCACGGGAGCGTCCGGTCACGCATTCGACGCGCACTACACGGATCAGACCGATCTGTGGGCGCAGGGGAAGACGCGCCCGTGGCCGTTCACCCTCGCCGCGGTGAAAAAGGCCGCGGACCAGACCCTGACGCTGCGTCCCGAGCGCTGA
- a CDS encoding citrate synthase, producing the protein MSGLGTESTGTEKAEAEADLATASLTYPGGVAEFPIRPSVDGASSIDFSTLTKQTGLTSLDYGFVNTAATRSSITYIDGEQGILRYRGYPIEQLAENSTFLEVAWLLIHGELPSASELAEFDERIRRHTLLHEDLRRFFDALPHDAHPMSVLSSAVSALSTFYQDSLSVHDPEQIELSTIRLLAKLPVIAAYAHKKSLGQAFLYPDNSLSFVDNFLRLNFGTLAEPYEVNPVLSRALERLLILHEDHEQNASTSTVRLVGSTQANLFASVSAGINALYGPLHGGANEAVLQMLAGIRDSGESVQKFVERVKNKESGVKLMGFGHRVYKNFDPRAKLVKQSADEVLEALGVHDPLLDIAKELEEVALADQYFVDRKLYPNVDFYTGVIYKAMGFPTRMFTVLFAIGRLPGWIAHWREMNLDPQTKIGRPQQLYVGSPERDLGR; encoded by the coding sequence GTGAGCGGACTCGGCACCGAGAGCACTGGCACCGAGAAGGCCGAAGCGGAGGCCGACCTCGCGACGGCCTCTCTGACCTATCCCGGCGGTGTCGCCGAGTTCCCGATCCGGCCGAGCGTCGACGGGGCCTCGAGCATCGACTTCTCGACGCTCACGAAGCAGACCGGGCTGACCAGCCTGGACTACGGCTTCGTGAACACGGCCGCCACGCGCTCGTCGATCACCTACATCGACGGCGAGCAGGGCATCCTGCGCTACCGCGGGTACCCGATCGAGCAGCTGGCCGAGAACTCCACGTTCCTCGAGGTGGCCTGGCTGCTCATCCACGGCGAGCTGCCGTCGGCGTCGGAGCTCGCGGAGTTCGACGAGCGCATCCGCCGGCACACGCTGCTGCACGAGGACCTGCGCCGCTTCTTCGACGCCCTCCCGCACGACGCGCACCCGATGTCGGTGCTGTCGAGCGCGGTGTCTGCGCTGTCGACCTTCTACCAGGACTCGCTCAGCGTTCACGACCCGGAGCAGATCGAGCTCTCCACCATCCGGCTTCTCGCGAAGCTCCCGGTCATCGCCGCGTACGCGCACAAGAAGAGCCTGGGCCAGGCGTTTCTGTACCCGGACAACTCGCTGAGCTTCGTGGACAACTTCCTGCGTCTGAACTTCGGCACCCTGGCGGAGCCGTACGAGGTGAACCCAGTGCTGTCGCGGGCTCTCGAGCGCCTGCTCATCCTGCACGAGGATCACGAGCAGAACGCGTCCACCTCGACCGTCCGCCTGGTCGGGTCGACGCAGGCCAACCTGTTCGCGTCCGTCTCCGCCGGCATCAACGCCCTCTACGGCCCGCTGCACGGCGGAGCGAACGAGGCCGTTCTGCAGATGCTCGCCGGCATCCGCGACTCGGGCGAGAGCGTCCAGAAGTTCGTCGAGCGGGTCAAGAACAAGGAGTCCGGCGTCAAGCTGATGGGCTTCGGCCACCGCGTCTACAAGAACTTCGACCCGCGCGCCAAGCTCGTGAAGCAGTCGGCCGACGAGGTGCTCGAGGCGCTCGGCGTACACGACCCGCTGCTCGACATCGCGAAGGAGCTGGAAGAGGTCGCCCTCGCCGACCAGTACTTCGTCGACCGCAAGCTGTACCCGAACGTCGACTTCTACACGGGCGTCATCTACAAGGCCATGGGCTTCCCGACGCGGATGTTCACGGTGCTCTTCGCGATCGGCCGCCTGCCGGGCTGGATCGCGCACTGGCGCGAGATGAACCTCGACCCGCAGACGAAGATCGGCCGTCCGCAGCAGCTGTACGTCGGCTCGCCGGAGCGCGATCTCGGCCGCTGA
- the dapC gene encoding succinyldiaminopimelate transaminase — protein sequence MALQELPDYPWDLMAPYAERARAHADGLVDLSIGSPVDPTPDLIREALASATDAHAYPQTVGTPALREAIVDWFHRRRGVRGLTVENVLPTIGSKELVALLPFMLGLGEGDIVVHPRAAYPTYAIGAAMAGATAVASDDPAEWPEGTRLIWLNSPGNPDGRILSVAELRAAVARARELGAYIASDECYAELGWEAPWDAERVPSILDPRVIGQDRRNVLAVYSLSKQSNLAGYRAAFVAGCSAIIGRLVNVRKHAGLMLPAPLQAAMVTALGDERHVEEQKARYRARRDLLKPALEAAGFRIDRSEGGLYLWATEGRDAWESIGRLADLGILAGPGHFYGDVYPEHVRLSLTATDERVAAAAERLQGFGDNL from the coding sequence GTGGCGCTGCAGGAGCTCCCGGACTACCCCTGGGATCTGATGGCGCCCTACGCCGAGCGGGCGCGGGCGCATGCGGACGGTCTCGTCGACCTGTCGATCGGCTCGCCGGTCGACCCGACGCCGGACCTCATCCGCGAGGCCCTCGCCAGCGCCACGGATGCGCACGCGTACCCGCAGACCGTCGGGACGCCCGCCCTGCGCGAGGCGATCGTCGACTGGTTCCACCGCAGACGCGGCGTCCGCGGGCTGACCGTCGAGAACGTGCTGCCGACGATCGGCTCGAAGGAGCTCGTCGCCCTGCTGCCGTTCATGCTCGGCCTCGGCGAGGGCGACATCGTGGTGCATCCGCGCGCCGCGTACCCGACGTACGCGATCGGCGCGGCGATGGCCGGCGCGACCGCCGTCGCGAGCGACGATCCGGCCGAGTGGCCGGAGGGCACGCGCCTCATCTGGCTGAATTCTCCCGGCAACCCGGACGGCCGCATCCTCTCGGTCGCGGAGCTGCGCGCGGCCGTTGCGCGCGCCCGTGAGCTGGGCGCCTACATCGCGAGCGACGAGTGCTACGCCGAGCTGGGCTGGGAGGCGCCGTGGGATGCGGAGCGCGTTCCGAGCATCCTCGACCCGCGGGTCATCGGGCAGGACCGCCGCAACGTCCTCGCGGTCTACTCGCTCAGCAAGCAGTCCAACCTCGCCGGCTACCGCGCGGCGTTCGTCGCGGGGTGCAGCGCCATCATCGGGCGCCTGGTCAACGTGCGCAAGCACGCGGGCCTGATGCTGCCGGCGCCGCTGCAGGCCGCGATGGTCACCGCGCTCGGCGACGAGCGGCACGTGGAGGAGCAGAAGGCGCGGTACCGCGCGCGCCGCGACCTGCTCAAGCCGGCGCTCGAGGCCGCGGGCTTCCGCATCGACCGCAGCGAGGGCGGCCTCTACCTGTGGGCGACGGAGGGACGCGACGCCTGGGAGAGCATCGGACGGCTCGCCGACCTCGGCATCCTGGCCGGCCCCGGCCACTTCTACGGCGACGTCTACCCGGAGCACGTGCGCCTGTCGCTCACGGCGACGGACGAGCGGGTGGCCGCGGCGGCGGAGCGGCTGCAGGGGTTTGGAGACAATCTCTAA
- the fdxA gene encoding ferredoxin, which yields MTYVIALPCVDVKDRACIDECPVDCIYEGERSLYIHPDECVDCGACEPVCPVEAIYYEDDLPEEWKDYYRANVEFFDDIGSPGGASKVGVISKDHPLIAALPPQAH from the coding sequence GTGACCTATGTCATCGCTCTCCCGTGCGTCGATGTGAAGGACAGGGCCTGTATCGACGAGTGTCCGGTCGACTGCATCTACGAGGGCGAACGGTCGCTGTACATCCACCCCGACGAGTGCGTCGACTGCGGCGCCTGCGAGCCGGTCTGCCCGGTCGAGGCGATCTACTACGAGGACGACCTGCCCGAGGAGTGGAAGGACTACTACCGCGCGAACGTGGAGTTCTTCGACGACATCGGCTCGCCCGGCGGAGCGTCGAAGGTGGGTGTGATCTCCAAGGACCACCCGCTGATCGCCGCACTGCCGCCGCAGGCGCACTGA
- the efeU gene encoding iron uptake transporter permease EfeU: protein MLANYLIGLREGLEMALIVTILVAYVVKLGRTEVLSKLWIGVGIALIVPLGIGAVLTWGPYGMSFQAQEILGGSLSLVAVGFVTWMVFWMGKTARSMKSTLHNRLDSALVGAGWGVVLLAMLSVGREGIETSLFVWATVASTGGSWEPAVGALLGIATAAVIGFLLYRGMVKINLGRFFTWTGAFLVLVAAGVLAYGLGDLQEAGLLPGGGVHAYDISRAIPASSWYGTLAAGILNFNPSPTALQVAAWFTYLAVVGYFYIRQHRSAARPAPTAPAAASAPHAPIAS from the coding sequence GTGCTCGCGAACTACCTGATCGGCCTCCGCGAAGGCCTCGAGATGGCGCTCATCGTCACCATCCTGGTGGCCTACGTGGTCAAGCTCGGCCGCACCGAGGTGCTGTCGAAGCTCTGGATCGGCGTGGGGATCGCGCTCATCGTCCCGCTCGGGATCGGCGCCGTGCTCACCTGGGGCCCCTACGGCATGAGCTTCCAGGCGCAGGAGATCCTCGGCGGCTCCCTGTCGCTCGTCGCGGTCGGGTTCGTCACCTGGATGGTGTTCTGGATGGGCAAGACCGCCCGCAGCATGAAGTCCACCCTCCACAACCGGCTCGACTCCGCGCTCGTCGGCGCCGGCTGGGGCGTCGTGCTCCTCGCGATGCTGAGCGTCGGACGCGAAGGGATCGAGACCTCGCTCTTCGTCTGGGCGACGGTCGCGAGCACCGGCGGCAGCTGGGAGCCGGCCGTCGGCGCCCTCCTCGGCATCGCCACCGCCGCGGTGATCGGCTTCCTGCTGTACCGCGGCATGGTGAAGATCAACCTCGGCAGGTTCTTCACCTGGACCGGCGCCTTCCTCGTCCTCGTCGCCGCCGGCGTGCTCGCCTACGGGCTCGGAGACCTGCAGGAGGCCGGCCTCCTCCCCGGCGGAGGCGTCCACGCGTACGACATCAGCCGCGCGATCCCCGCCTCCAGCTGGTACGGCACGCTGGCCGCCGGCATCCTCAACTTCAACCCGTCGCCGACCGCGCTGCAGGTCGCCGCCTGGTTCACCTATCTCGCCGTGGTCGGCTACTTCTACATCCGGCAGCACCGTTCCGCCGCACGACCCGCGCCCACGGCACCCGCCGCCGCGTCGGCCCCGCACGCCCCGATCGCGTCGTGA
- the efeO gene encoding iron uptake system protein EfeO: MPRQRPVTTRTLASRSTRRRLTAVAGSLAGTAALAAALTGCVPNQATASDEAIAVTLSDDKCTVSTNTAKAGPITFQVTNTGTDVNEFELLATDKLRIVGEKENIGPGTTVNYVVQLAEGDYYSACRKGMVGEPAHVAKFTVAPGTGKTVSQSESKQVAQAVANYTGYVKDQAGALLTATKTFATAYAGGDDAAARAQYASARSFYERIEPTAEQFGDLDPALDLREADLAEGQEWTGWHRIEKDLWAPAGYTPSDAATRTQLADKLVTDTQRLYDLVHAKDFTLTIDQISNGAIGLMEEVAGSKITGEEEAFSHTDLQDFQANLEGAQVAYGVVRDIAEQKGSNGKDVVAKLDGEFKTIEKTLAQYRSGDGFVSYTELSTEQVKELSDQVNALSEPLSHLTSIIVK; this comes from the coding sequence ATGCCCCGACAGCGCCCGGTGACCACCCGCACGCTCGCCTCCCGCTCGACCCGACGCCGCCTCACGGCCGTCGCCGGATCCCTCGCGGGGACCGCCGCCCTGGCCGCCGCGCTCACCGGCTGCGTCCCGAACCAGGCCACCGCCTCCGACGAGGCCATCGCGGTCACCCTGAGCGACGACAAGTGCACGGTGTCCACCAACACCGCGAAGGCCGGACCGATCACCTTCCAGGTGACCAACACGGGCACCGACGTGAACGAGTTCGAGCTGCTGGCCACCGACAAGCTGCGCATCGTCGGCGAGAAGGAGAACATCGGCCCGGGCACGACCGTCAACTACGTGGTCCAGCTCGCCGAGGGCGACTACTACTCGGCCTGCCGCAAGGGGATGGTGGGCGAGCCGGCGCACGTCGCGAAGTTCACCGTCGCACCCGGCACCGGCAAGACGGTCTCGCAGAGTGAGAGCAAGCAGGTGGCCCAGGCCGTCGCCAACTACACCGGCTACGTGAAGGACCAGGCCGGCGCGCTCCTGACCGCCACGAAGACCTTCGCCACCGCCTACGCCGGCGGCGACGACGCTGCCGCCCGCGCACAGTACGCATCGGCACGCTCCTTCTACGAGCGCATCGAGCCGACCGCCGAGCAGTTCGGCGACCTCGACCCCGCCCTCGACCTGCGTGAGGCAGACCTGGCTGAGGGCCAGGAGTGGACCGGCTGGCACCGCATCGAGAAGGACCTGTGGGCTCCCGCCGGGTACACGCCGTCCGACGCCGCGACGCGCACGCAGCTCGCCGACAAGCTCGTGACCGACACCCAGCGGCTGTACGACCTCGTCCACGCGAAGGACTTCACGCTCACCATCGACCAGATCTCCAACGGCGCCATCGGCCTGATGGAGGAGGTCGCCGGGTCGAAGATCACGGGCGAGGAGGAGGCCTTCTCGCACACGGACCTGCAGGACTTCCAGGCCAACCTCGAGGGCGCCCAGGTGGCGTACGGCGTCGTCCGCGACATCGCCGAGCAGAAGGGCAGCAACGGCAAGGATGTCGTGGCGAAGCTCGACGGCGAGTTCAAGACGATCGAGAAGACGCTGGCCCAGTACCGCTCGGGCGACGGCTTCGTCAGCTACACGGAGCTCAGCACCGAGCAGGTCAAGGAGCTCTCCGACCAGGTCAACGCGCTCAGCGAACCGCTCAGCCACCTGACCTCGATCATCGTCAAGTAG
- the efeB gene encoding iron uptake transporter deferrochelatase/peroxidase subunit yields the protein MTQDHHDAERPETDEVTGRSGLSRRGMLGLAGATVGAGLVGIGAGVAADRVVVGATAASGTTYPFYGPHQAGITTPAQDRLHFAAFDTAPGLDRDGLIELLHDWTTAAARMTQGRPAGKYGPASGPMDAPPDDTGEALDLPPGGLTLTFGFGPTLFRTASGEDRFGIASRRPEALVDLPRFPGDALQESITGGDLCVQACSDDPQVAVHAIRNLSRIAFGRAAIRWSQLGFGRTSSTSRAQVTPRNLFGFKDGTANIKSEDQTVVEDQVWASGSDGAGWMAGGSYLVARKIRMVIETWDRQQLGEQERIIGRDKGEGAPLSGGTEFSDPNFLALAKDGGTKIDPDSHVRLAHPTMNSGAQLLRRGYNFVDGNDELGRLNAGLFFIAFQRDPRKQFIPIQQRLAQNDLMNEYVRHVGSGVFAVPPGAKEGSYVGAGLFA from the coding sequence GTGACGCAGGACCACCACGACGCCGAGCGCCCGGAGACCGACGAGGTCACCGGGCGCTCCGGCCTGTCCCGTCGAGGCATGCTCGGCCTCGCCGGCGCGACGGTCGGCGCCGGGCTCGTCGGTATCGGCGCGGGTGTCGCGGCCGATCGTGTCGTCGTCGGCGCGACCGCCGCCTCCGGCACGACGTACCCGTTCTACGGCCCCCACCAGGCCGGCATCACCACGCCCGCGCAGGACCGCCTCCACTTCGCCGCCTTCGACACCGCTCCCGGCCTCGACCGCGACGGTCTGATCGAGCTGCTGCACGACTGGACGACCGCCGCCGCGCGGATGACGCAGGGGCGGCCCGCCGGCAAGTACGGCCCGGCGTCCGGACCGATGGATGCTCCGCCGGACGACACCGGTGAGGCGCTCGACCTGCCGCCCGGCGGTCTGACGCTCACCTTCGGCTTCGGGCCGACCCTCTTCCGCACGGCGAGCGGCGAGGACCGGTTCGGAATCGCCTCCCGCCGCCCCGAAGCCCTTGTGGACCTGCCCCGCTTCCCGGGCGACGCGCTGCAGGAGTCGATCACCGGCGGCGACCTGTGCGTGCAGGCGTGCAGCGACGACCCGCAGGTGGCTGTTCACGCCATCCGCAACCTCTCGCGCATCGCCTTCGGGCGCGCGGCGATCCGCTGGTCGCAGCTCGGCTTCGGCCGCACGTCGTCGACCTCCCGCGCCCAGGTGACCCCGCGCAACCTGTTCGGATTCAAGGACGGCACCGCCAACATCAAGTCGGAGGACCAGACCGTGGTCGAGGACCAGGTGTGGGCCTCCGGCAGCGACGGCGCCGGGTGGATGGCCGGGGGCTCCTACCTCGTCGCCCGCAAGATCCGCATGGTCATCGAGACCTGGGACCGCCAGCAGCTCGGCGAGCAGGAGCGCATCATCGGCCGCGACAAGGGCGAGGGGGCGCCGCTCTCCGGCGGCACCGAGTTCAGCGACCCCAACTTCCTGGCGCTGGCGAAAGACGGCGGCACGAAGATCGACCCCGATTCGCACGTGCGGCTCGCGCATCCCACGATGAACAGCGGCGCACAGCTGCTCCGTCGCGGCTACAACTTCGTCGACGGCAACGACGAGCTGGGCCGCCTCAACGCCGGGCTGTTCTTCATCGCGTTCCAGCGCGATCCGCGGAAGCAGTTCATCCCCATCCAGCAGCGCCTGGCGCAGAACGACCTGATGAACGAGTACGTCCGCCATGTCGGCTCCGGCGTGTTCGCGGTGCCGCCCGGTGCGAAAGAGGGCTCGTACGTGGGAGCCGGGCTCTTCGCCTAG
- a CDS encoding TIR domain-containing protein — translation MSITIRLSGVAMDKSAWWEVVSLASHRAAESVQRQIDDPSFPEVPAALRAEQARAKNEGVEPGMAIEVESAEKGARIVSENSGRQPLARTSLDWLDADYDTFNFTIVTPDLISVRCEQWRRSLVTVSIDASSGHGFFNSEAADAAAASEKRLADDIEPVLREHLEPPPPPPAFRVIMGHGNDQQWRVLRDELRDHHGFDVSAFEGQPRAGQTINTVLEDMATQATVALIVLTKADEMADGRWRARQNVVHEVGFFQGRLGWTNAIAIVEEGVDLFSNLDGTQQIRFPAGNISAATGNVAATLNAKNRSREA, via the coding sequence GTGTCGATCACCATTCGTCTAAGCGGTGTTGCAATGGACAAGTCCGCATGGTGGGAGGTTGTCTCGCTCGCGAGCCATAGGGCTGCCGAGTCAGTTCAGAGGCAGATAGATGATCCGTCATTCCCTGAGGTGCCGGCTGCCCTCCGGGCGGAGCAGGCTCGCGCCAAGAACGAAGGTGTGGAGCCCGGGATGGCGATCGAGGTTGAGAGTGCGGAAAAGGGCGCTCGCATCGTAAGCGAGAACTCCGGTCGTCAGCCGCTCGCGCGAACGAGCTTGGATTGGCTTGATGCCGACTACGACACGTTCAACTTCACCATCGTTACGCCGGACCTAATCAGTGTTCGTTGTGAACAATGGCGAAGATCGCTTGTAACGGTTTCTATCGATGCCTCATCGGGTCACGGCTTCTTCAACAGTGAAGCCGCGGACGCTGCGGCAGCAAGCGAAAAACGACTCGCTGATGACATCGAACCCGTGTTGCGCGAGCATCTTGAGCCGCCCCCACCTCCTCCAGCTTTCCGCGTCATCATGGGCCACGGTAACGATCAGCAGTGGAGAGTCCTCAGGGACGAGCTTCGCGATCACCACGGGTTCGACGTCTCTGCATTTGAGGGTCAGCCGCGAGCTGGCCAAACGATCAATACCGTCCTTGAAGACATGGCGACTCAAGCTACCGTCGCTCTTATCGTTCTCACCAAAGCAGACGAGATGGCAGACGGGCGCTGGCGGGCTAGACAGAACGTCGTACACGAGGTGGGCTTCTTTCAGGGGCGGTTGGGGTGGACCAACGCCATTGCCATCGTCGAGGAGGGCGTAGACCTCTTTAGTAATCTCGACGGGACCCAGCAGATCCGTTTCCCAGCAGGGAACATATCTGCGGCGACTGGAAATGTTGCAGCCACACTGAATGCCAAGAATCGATCTCGGGAGGCATGA